Proteins encoded within one genomic window of Paramisgurnus dabryanus chromosome 11, PD_genome_1.1, whole genome shotgun sequence:
- the rbm15 gene encoding RNA-binding protein 15 produces MKGKERSPVKKRSRALDDVRDRGGSHPTSKKMGVLSISGGGSNNGNSSSKSDGSSARRGLVGDKRDSRDFDGHVSSRTGNNHGYTSPVASSSGKNHASSLSGEAAARSNSRGESRAPLPTNESEYKTLKISELGSQLSDEEIEDGLFHEFKKFGDVSVKISRVNDERIAFVNFRRPDDARAAKHARGRLVLYDRPLKIEAVYLNRRRSRSPVDKDHFSVVAGHRHLHTQRPISPTGLGYRDYRLQQLALGRLPPPPPPPLPRELEREFAFYEARARPTAYIAERAASFREEDFISPEDDQRANRTLFLGNLDITVTENDLRRAFERFGTITEVDIKRPTRGQSSTYGFLKFENLDMAHRAKMSMSGKVVGRNPIKIGYGKATPTTRLWVGGLGPWVPLTALAREFDRFGTIRTIDYRKGDAWAYIQYESLDAAQAACTHMRGFPLGGQDRRLRVDFADTEHRYQQQFLQPLPLQHYEIVAESFVHRATPEAIRVRERTPPPLHFRERELYAGAEWPAPAIRERVRNPAFEPLEHLERERRREAWSLERELPGREPGRKRRLLEDGRHLECSPDSSSEWAARRRRPPSLEGSPGGSSRDGRFSDSERPVRGDRASPVRERRSSLDRASGEKRIKNSSSLSESSVGVSPAERKRKAGDSAKGASKRDRSESSSKGSQASKQEAGGKLSMAWNGMLLLKNSNFPASMHILEGDLNVATSLLIDGSTGGKVSQLRITQRLRLDQPKIDEVSRRIKVAGPGGYAVLLAVPGSTEETSSSDPAASTQRPLRNLVSYLKQKQAAGVISLPVGSSKDKDNTGVLHAFPPCDFSQQFLDSSAKALAKTEEDYLVMIIVRGAS; encoded by the coding sequence ATGAAGGGAAAAGAGCGGTCGCCAGTGAAAAAACGTTCAAGGGCCTTGGATGATGTACGAGACAGGGGAGGAAGCCACCCGACCAGTAAGAAAATGGGGGTTCTCTCGATTTCTGGTGGCGGAAGCAACAACGGTAACAGTTCGTCTAAAAGCGACGGGAGTTCTGCAAGACGAGGATTAGTTGGAGACAAAAGAGACAGCCGAGATTTCGACGGACACGTATCCAGTCGGACTGGAAATAATCACGGTTACACAAGCCCCGTAGCCAGCTCGAGTGGCAAGAATCACGCCTCGAGCCTATCTGGAGAGGCGGCAGCGCGCAGCAACTCACGCGGAGAATCGCGCGCGCCACTTCCCACAAACGAAAGTGAgtacaaaactttaaaaatcaGCGAGCTTGGCTCCCAACTAAGCGATGAGGAAATAGAGGACGGACTTTTTCACGAATTCAAAAAATTTGGTGACGTGAGTGTGAAAATAAGCCGAGTCAACGACGAGAGAATAGCATTTGTTAACTTCAGGAGACCTGACGATGCCAGGGCTGCTAAGCACGCACGAGGCCGGCTGGTACTGTACGATCGTCCATTGAAAATTGAGGCAGTGTATTTGAACAGGAGGAGAAGTCGCTCTCCGGTAGACAAGGACCATTTCTCTGTCGTCGCAGGCCATAGACATTTGCATACTCAAAGGCCGATCTCTCCGACTGGCCTGGGCTACAGGGACTACAGGTTACAGCAGTTAGCCCTTGGTCGGCTTCCTCCTCCCCCACCCCCTCCTTTACCCAGAGAGCTTGAAAGAGAGTTTGCCTTTTACGAAGCAAGGGCAAGGCCTACTGCGTACATTGCTGAGCGGGCTGCTTCTTTCCGCGAGGAGGACTTTATCTCTCCAGAGGACGACCAGAGAGCCAACCGCACACTGTTTCTGGGTAATTTGGATATTACTGTGACTGAAAATGACTTAAGGAGAGCCTTTGAAAGATTTGGAACCATCACCGAGGTGGACATTAAAAGACCCACTCGGGGCCAGAGCAGCACCTATGGTTTTCTTAAATTTGAGAACTTGGACATGGCCCATAGAGCAAAAATGAGTATGTCTGGAAAAGTTGTAGGCCGAAACCCCATAAAAATCGGGTATGGCAAAGCAACCCCCACCACACGCCTTTGGGTGGGTGGTCTTGGACCCTGGGTTCCTCTTACCGCATTAGCGAGGGAATTTGACCGCTTTGGCACTATTAGGACTATAGACTACAGAAAAGGCGATGCCTGGGCTTATATTCAGTATGAAAGCCTGGATGCTGCACAGGCGGCCTGCACACACATGCGGGGCTTTCCTCTCGGCGGTCAGGACAGGAGGCTGAGGGTGGACTTCGCCGACACGGAGCACCGCTACCAGCAGCAGTTTCTGCAGCCCCTCCCTTTGCAACACTATGAAATTGTCGCCGAGTCCTTTGTTCACCGTGCCACCCCTGAAGCAATCAGGGTCAGAGAAAGGACACCTCCACCACTGCACTTCAGAGAACGCGAACTGTACGCTGGGGCCGAGTGGCCCGCACCTGCCATACGTGAACGTGTGAGAAATCCTGCATTTGAGCCTCTTGAACACTTGGAGCGTGAGCGTCGGCGAGAGGCTTGGTCTCTGGAGCGGGAGCTGCCGGGGAGGGAACCCGGTCGCAAACGCAGACTTCTGGAGGATGGGAGACATCTTGAGTGCTCACCTGACAGCAGCAGCGAATGGGCAGCCCGGCGTCGGAGACCACCTTCTCTCGAGGGTAGCCCGGGCGGTAGCAGCCGTGACGGGCGTTTCAGTGACTCAGAGCGGCCAGTGAGAGGAGATCGAGCATCCCCGGTGCGAGAGAGACGCAGCAGCCTAGATCGAGCCTCTGGTGAGAAACGCATCAAAAACAGCAGCAGCCTATCAGAGTCAAGTGTCGGAGTGAGTCCAGCAGAGAGGAAACGCAAAGCAGGCGATTCAGCTAAAGGTGCCTCCAAAAGAGACAGATCTGAGAGCAGCTCCAAAGGCAGCCAGGCCTCAAAGCAGGAAGCAGGTGGGAAGCTGAGCATGGCCTGGAATGGTATGTTACTACTTAAAAACAGCAACTTCCCAGCCAGCATGCACATCCTGGAGGGAGATCTGAACGTTGCCACCAGTCTCCTTATCGACGGCAGCACAGGCGGAAAGGTCAGCCAGCTACGCATCACACAACGCCTTCGCCTCGACCAGCCCAAGATCGACGAAGTGTCGCGCCGCATCAAAGTCGCAGGCCCAGGTGGATATGCGGTTCTACTGGCAGTACCGGGCAGCACTGAGGAGACCTCGTCTTCGGACCCTGCAGCTTCAACACAGAGGCCCCTTCGCAACTTGGTTTCGTACCTGAAGCAAAAGCAGGCAGCTGGGGTCATCAGTTTACCTGTCGGGAGCAGTAAAGATAAGGACAACACTGGTGTCCTGCACGCATTTCCACCCTGTGATTTCTCTCAGCAGTTCTTAGATTCTTCTGCGAAAGCTCTTGCCAAAACAGAAGAGGACTACCTGGTCATGATCATTGTTCGAGGAGCATCTTAA